The following are encoded in a window of Arthrobacter sp. OAP107 genomic DNA:
- a CDS encoding magnesium and cobalt transport protein CorA, translated as MAIIDNAVYVAGRRTADPEGLEETYFLLRQREGMAWIGLYRPDPHELRSVADEFELSELAVEDALTGHQRAKLEHYGETLFLVLRPARYLDDVEKVEFGEIHVFAGPDFVVTVRRAESPDLARVRRRMESQPEFLALGPDAVLYAILDQVVDEYEPVAAGLENDIDEIEDELFGADPEVSRRIYELSRQVITVQRATGPLAGILQALITGTPDHHPGPELQDHLRDVLDHVLRLNDRIASFRALLQNALAVNAALVAQRQNDEMRRLTESSFAQSEQVKRISSWAAILFAPTLIGTIYGMNFHTMPELDWIFGYPMALGLMIGMGLILYAAFKRNNWI; from the coding sequence GTGGCCATTATCGATAACGCGGTGTACGTGGCCGGCCGCCGGACGGCTGATCCTGAGGGGCTGGAGGAGACCTACTTCCTGCTGCGGCAGCGCGAGGGCATGGCCTGGATCGGGCTCTACCGGCCCGACCCCCATGAGTTGCGCTCGGTGGCGGACGAGTTCGAACTCAGCGAACTGGCGGTCGAGGACGCGCTGACCGGACACCAGCGCGCCAAGCTTGAGCATTACGGTGAAACGCTCTTCCTGGTCCTGCGACCGGCGCGGTACCTCGACGACGTCGAAAAGGTGGAGTTCGGCGAGATCCACGTCTTTGCCGGGCCGGATTTCGTGGTCACCGTCCGCCGGGCTGAATCACCGGACCTGGCGCGGGTGCGCCGCCGCATGGAATCCCAGCCGGAGTTCCTCGCCCTGGGTCCCGACGCCGTGCTGTACGCCATCCTGGACCAGGTGGTCGACGAGTACGAACCTGTCGCGGCCGGCCTGGAAAACGACATCGACGAGATCGAGGACGAGCTGTTCGGTGCGGACCCGGAAGTGTCCCGCCGCATCTACGAACTCTCCCGCCAGGTCATCACCGTGCAGCGCGCCACCGGACCGCTCGCCGGAATCCTGCAGGCCCTGATCACCGGAACGCCGGACCACCACCCCGGCCCCGAACTCCAGGACCACCTCCGCGACGTGCTGGACCACGTCCTGCGCCTCAACGACCGGATCGCGTCCTTCCGGGCGCTGCTGCAGAACGCGCTCGCCGTGAACGCAGCCCTCGTGGCCCAGCGGCAGAACGACGAGATGCGCCGCCTCACCGAGTCCAGCTTCGCGCAGAGCGAGCAGGTCAAGAGGATCTCGTCGTGGGCCGCCATCCTCTTCGCGCCGACGCTCATCGGAACGATTTACGGCATGAACTTCCACACGATGCCGGAACTCGACTGGATCTTCGGGTATCCCATGGCTCTGGGGCTGATGATCGGCATGGGACTGATCCTGTATGCCGCCTTCAAACGCAACAACTGGATCTAG